Proteins found in one Massilia sp. H6 genomic segment:
- a CDS encoding response regulator transcription factor: MRILLAEDDSVLADGLTRSLRQSGYAIDCVKNGQDADTALSTQEFDLLILDLGLPRLSGLEVLRRLRARASLLPVLILTAADSVEQRVEGLDLGADDYMAKPFALSELEARVRALTRRGAGGGPAVVRHGPLVYDQVGRSAYIDEQMLDLSARELGVLEVLLARSGRLVSKEQLVDHLCEWGEEVSNNAIEVYVHRLRKKLEIGGVRIATVRGLGYCLEKFPDTPRAPGAGSKTVSQ, encoded by the coding sequence ATGCGAATTTTGCTTGCCGAAGATGATAGCGTACTTGCCGACGGCCTGACCCGTTCCCTGCGCCAGTCCGGCTATGCCATCGACTGCGTCAAGAACGGCCAGGATGCCGATACGGCACTGTCGACCCAGGAGTTCGACCTCCTCATCCTCGACCTTGGCCTGCCGCGGCTGTCCGGGCTCGAAGTGCTGCGCCGCCTGCGCGCGCGCGCCTCGCTGCTACCGGTTCTGATCCTTACCGCTGCCGATTCGGTCGAACAGCGCGTCGAAGGCCTCGACCTGGGCGCCGACGACTACATGGCCAAGCCGTTCGCCTTGTCCGAACTCGAAGCGCGGGTGCGCGCCCTCACCCGCCGCGGCGCCGGCGGCGGCCCGGCCGTGGTGCGGCACGGCCCGCTGGTCTACGACCAGGTCGGGCGCAGCGCCTATATCGACGAGCAGATGCTCGACCTGTCCGCGCGCGAACTGGGCGTGCTCGAAGTACTGCTGGCACGTAGCGGGCGCCTGGTATCCAAGGAGCAGCTGGTCGACCACCTGTGCGAATGGGGCGAGGAAGTCTCGAACAACGCCATCGAAGTCTACGTGCACCGCCTGCGCAAGAAGCTCGAGATCGGCGGCGTGCGCATCGCCACCGTGCGCGGCCTGGGCTACTGCCTCGAAAAATTCCCGGACACCCCGCGCGCGCCTGGCGCCGGCAGTAAAACCGTTAGCCAGTGA
- a CDS encoding S9 family peptidase, giving the protein MTTLFPRALRGAACAIVLACTLPAVQAQAPAPTSVTATLPSIASFFSNSRFGGAKLSPDARFLAARSSAPDKRDFLVVVDLQTNSAKVVAAYDDADVGDFQWISNERLIFDTREKGVGQGDARYAPGLYAVNRDGEKFFELADRTGKRNTTGTRTVRKILPWHTFMLDQEGAQDSEYVYVSSIKPDTSGQMRNVELLRLNTLNGTTQAVPRPTSNVTDWTLDHKGEPRLARSLERDTVTLHYREPSNGAWRVLASYPAFGDGSESLEPLGFTPEGNLFVLARSGGRDTTALHLLDIATGKIKPEPVLVTAGYDFDGSLVSNRDKILGVMFRTDATSNEWFDPGMKAVQQAVDKLLPATINLLSAPAQADAAWVLVHAYSDVVPGSVSLYNTSTGRLNKISDLHPNINPAQMGRQQFVRYQARDGLEIPALLTLPAGGKKSALPLVVLVHGGPYVRGSSWGWNPQVQFLASRGYAVLEPEFRGSTGFGTRHFKAGFKQWGLAMQNDIADGVRWATGKGIVDAGRVCIAGASYGGYAALMGLVNDPGLYKCAINWVGVTDINLLYDSGWNFTSDLSDEWKAYGMPEMIGDRVKDAAQFKATSPLEQASRITQPLLLAYGGVDQRVPIIHGTRFRDAVMKTNRNVEWVEYPEEGHGFYLAKNKFDFWGRVERFLDKHIGAGAARE; this is encoded by the coding sequence ATGACAACTCTCTTTCCGCGTGCGCTGCGCGGCGCCGCGTGCGCCATCGTGCTGGCCTGCACCCTGCCGGCCGTGCAGGCGCAGGCGCCCGCACCAACGTCCGTCACGGCAACCCTGCCCTCGATCGCCAGCTTCTTCTCCAACTCCCGCTTCGGCGGCGCCAAGCTGTCGCCGGATGCGCGCTTTCTTGCAGCGCGCTCGAGCGCGCCGGACAAGCGCGATTTCCTGGTGGTGGTCGACCTGCAGACCAACAGCGCCAAGGTGGTGGCCGCGTACGACGACGCCGACGTCGGCGACTTCCAGTGGATCAGCAACGAGCGCCTGATCTTCGATACGCGCGAAAAAGGCGTTGGCCAGGGCGATGCCCGTTATGCGCCAGGCCTGTACGCGGTCAACCGCGACGGCGAAAAATTCTTCGAACTGGCCGACCGCACCGGCAAGCGCAATACCACCGGTACCCGCACGGTACGCAAGATCCTGCCATGGCATACCTTCATGCTCGACCAGGAAGGCGCCCAGGACTCGGAATACGTCTATGTGTCGAGCATTAAACCTGATACATCAGGACAGATGCGCAACGTCGAACTGCTGCGCCTGAACACCCTGAACGGCACCACCCAGGCGGTGCCGCGCCCAACGTCGAACGTCACCGACTGGACGCTCGACCACAAGGGCGAACCGCGCCTTGCGCGCTCGCTGGAGCGCGATACGGTCACGCTGCACTACCGTGAACCGTCGAACGGTGCCTGGCGCGTGCTGGCCAGTTATCCGGCCTTCGGCGACGGCAGCGAGTCGCTCGAGCCGCTTGGCTTCACGCCCGAGGGCAACCTGTTCGTGCTGGCGCGCAGCGGCGGGCGCGACACAACCGCGCTTCATCTGCTCGACATCGCCACCGGCAAGATCAAGCCGGAACCGGTACTGGTCACGGCAGGCTACGATTTCGACGGCTCCCTGGTGAGCAATCGCGACAAGATACTGGGCGTGATGTTCCGCACCGATGCCACGTCGAACGAATGGTTCGATCCAGGCATGAAAGCGGTGCAGCAGGCCGTCGACAAACTGCTGCCGGCCACGATCAACCTGCTCTCGGCCCCGGCGCAAGCCGATGCGGCATGGGTGCTGGTGCATGCCTACTCCGACGTCGTCCCGGGCAGCGTTTCGCTCTACAACACCAGCACCGGCCGGCTCAACAAGATCTCCGACCTGCATCCGAACATCAACCCGGCCCAGATGGGGCGCCAGCAATTCGTGCGCTACCAGGCGCGCGACGGCCTCGAGATCCCGGCCCTGCTGACGCTGCCGGCGGGCGGCAAGAAGAGCGCCCTGCCGCTGGTGGTGCTGGTGCATGGCGGCCCCTACGTGCGCGGCAGTTCGTGGGGTTGGAACCCACAGGTCCAGTTCCTGGCCTCGCGTGGCTACGCCGTGCTCGAGCCGGAATTTCGCGGCAGTACCGGTTTCGGCACCCGGCACTTCAAGGCCGGCTTCAAGCAGTGGGGGCTGGCGATGCAGAACGATATCGCCGACGGCGTGCGTTGGGCCACCGGCAAGGGCATCGTCGACGCCGGGCGCGTATGCATCGCGGGCGCCAGTTATGGCGGCTATGCCGCGCTGATGGGGTTGGTGAACGATCCGGGGCTGTACAAGTGCGCCATCAACTGGGTAGGCGTCACCGACATCAACCTGCTCTACGACAGCGGCTGGAACTTTACCAGCGATCTATCGGACGAATGGAAGGCGTACGGCATGCCGGAGATGATCGGCGACCGGGTCAAGGATGCGGCCCAGTTCAAGGCCACCTCGCCGCTCGAGCAGGCCAGCCGCATTACGCAGCCGCTGCTGCTGGCCTACGGCGGCGTGGACCAGCGCGTGCCGATCATCCACGGTACCAGGTTCCGCGACGCCGTCATGAAGACCAATCGCAACGTCGAATGGGTCGAGTATCCGGAAGAAGGCCACGGTTTCTATCTAGCCAAGAACAAGTTCGACTTCTGGGGCCGGGTGGAGCGCTTCCTGGACAAGCACATCGGCGCGGGGGCCGCGCGCGAATAA
- the recA gene encoding recombinase RecA, protein MDDKKSAINAAEKGKALAAALAQIEKQFGKGSVMRMDANTPVEEVQTVSTGSLGLDIALGVGGLPRGRIVEIYGPESSGKTTLTLQTIAQMQKLGGTCAFIDAEHALDVGYAQKLGINLSDLLISQPDTGEQALEITDALVRSGSVDLVVIDSVAALTPRAEIEGDMGDSLPGLQARLMSQALRKLTGSINRTNTLVIFINQIRMKIGVMFGSPETTTGGNALKFYASVRLDIRRTGSIKSGDEVIGNETKVKVVKNKIAPPFKEAHFDILYGEGTSREGEILDLGADNKIVEKSGSWYSYNGERIGQGKDNARQFLRDRPALAREIENKVRSALGVRELPPPLVAAEDGGKPKLQAVGE, encoded by the coding sequence ATGGACGACAAAAAATCCGCAATAAACGCCGCTGAAAAGGGCAAGGCGCTGGCCGCCGCCCTGGCGCAGATTGAAAAGCAGTTCGGCAAGGGTTCGGTCATGCGTATGGATGCCAATACGCCGGTCGAAGAGGTGCAGACTGTTTCCACCGGCTCGCTGGGCCTGGACATCGCGCTGGGCGTCGGTGGCCTGCCGCGCGGCCGCATCGTCGAGATCTACGGTCCGGAATCGTCGGGCAAGACCACGCTGACCCTGCAGACCATCGCGCAAATGCAAAAGCTGGGCGGTACCTGCGCCTTCATCGATGCCGAGCACGCACTCGACGTCGGCTATGCGCAAAAACTCGGCATCAATTTGTCCGACCTGCTGATCTCGCAGCCGGATACCGGCGAGCAAGCCCTCGAAATCACCGACGCACTGGTGCGTTCGGGTTCGGTCGACCTGGTCGTCATCGACTCGGTGGCGGCACTGACCCCGCGCGCCGAGATCGAAGGCGACATGGGCGACTCGCTCCCGGGCCTGCAGGCACGCTTGATGTCGCAGGCACTGCGCAAGCTGACCGGCTCGATCAACCGCACCAACACGCTGGTTATCTTCATCAACCAGATCCGCATGAAGATCGGCGTGATGTTCGGCAGCCCGGAAACCACGACCGGCGGTAACGCGCTGAAGTTCTACGCCTCCGTGCGCCTGGACATCCGCCGTACCGGTTCGATCAAGTCGGGTGACGAAGTAATCGGCAACGAAACCAAGGTCAAGGTCGTCAAGAACAAGATCGCGCCGCCGTTCAAAGAAGCGCACTTCGACATCCTGTATGGAGAAGGCACGTCGCGCGAAGGCGAAATCCTGGACCTCGGCGCCGACAACAAGATCGTCGAGAAATCGGGCTCGTGGTACAGCTATAACGGCGAACGCATCGGACAGGGCAAGGACAACGCCCGCCAGTTCCTGCGCGATCGTCCTGCACTGGCCCGCGAAATCGAGAACAAGGTCCGTTCGGCACTGGGCGTGCGCGAACTGCCGCCGCCGCTGGTGGCTGCCGAAGACGGCGGCAAGCCCAAGTTGCAGGCGGTCGGCGAGTAA
- a CDS encoding sensor histidine kinase, translating into MSTRHAGTDAVPWTAESPYIPPNPEPDENIRHSLFGEILDWMLAPLLLLWPMSIAITYLVAKSIANQPFDDALEDRVTVLSQQIRTMDGRPSAQLPGSARDVLRADDVDSVYFQISGPDGMHIDGDRDLPRPDADADANSDATDSVRSGAVTFRNDSIHGTPVRVAFSYVNLDPLGANDTARAGAPSAAPQTMPNLALVQVAETLDKRAHLANEIIKGVILPQFIILPVILALVWFALSRGLSPLAELQERIRARPPDDLSPIDPRQVPEEISPLVGSFNDMLERLAQTVEMQKRFIADAAHQMKTPLAGMRMQSELALREVDPDEIRRSLEQLAKSSESATRLVNQLLALARAENQPHAGLAFEEIALEQLARSTVQDWVQASFAHRIDLGLEVPEHAPGPAPDQQLLIAGNALMLRELLSNLIDNALRYTPPGGSVTVRVRRDGDNALLEVEDTGPGIAPAERGQVFERFYRILGSNVQGSGLGLAIVREIAQQHGAEIDIFNNPRSHSKKLPGSLFRLTFPPPLHLADEADDAA; encoded by the coding sequence GTGAGCACGCGCCACGCCGGGACCGACGCCGTTCCCTGGACGGCCGAGTCTCCCTACATTCCGCCCAATCCCGAGCCGGACGAGAATATCCGGCACTCGCTGTTTGGCGAGATCCTCGACTGGATGCTGGCCCCGCTGCTGCTGCTGTGGCCGATGAGCATTGCGATCACCTACCTGGTGGCCAAGTCGATTGCCAACCAGCCGTTCGACGATGCGCTGGAAGACCGCGTCACGGTGCTGTCGCAGCAAATCCGGACGATGGACGGGCGGCCCAGCGCGCAACTGCCCGGCAGTGCGCGCGACGTGCTGCGCGCCGACGACGTCGACAGCGTCTACTTCCAGATCAGCGGCCCCGACGGGATGCACATCGACGGCGACCGCGACCTGCCGCGCCCCGATGCCGATGCCGATGCCAATAGCGACGCCACCGACAGCGTCCGTAGCGGCGCCGTCACCTTTCGCAACGACAGCATCCATGGCACGCCGGTACGCGTGGCCTTTTCGTACGTGAACCTCGATCCGCTCGGCGCGAACGATACGGCACGCGCCGGGGCGCCTTCCGCCGCGCCGCAAACCATGCCGAACCTGGCCCTGGTACAGGTGGCGGAAACGCTCGACAAGCGCGCCCACCTGGCCAACGAGATCATCAAGGGCGTCATCCTTCCGCAGTTCATCATCCTGCCCGTCATCCTGGCACTGGTATGGTTTGCCCTGTCGCGCGGCTTGAGCCCATTGGCCGAGCTGCAAGAACGCATCCGCGCGCGGCCACCCGACGATCTGTCGCCTATCGATCCGCGCCAGGTGCCAGAAGAAATCTCGCCGCTGGTCGGCTCGTTCAACGACATGCTCGAGCGCCTGGCCCAGACCGTCGAGATGCAAAAGCGTTTCATTGCCGACGCCGCGCACCAGATGAAGACGCCGCTGGCCGGCATGCGCATGCAGTCGGAACTGGCGCTGCGCGAAGTCGACCCGGACGAAATCCGCCGTTCGCTCGAACAGCTGGCCAAGAGTTCGGAGTCGGCCACGCGCCTGGTCAACCAGCTGCTGGCGCTGGCGCGCGCCGAAAACCAGCCGCATGCCGGTCTCGCCTTTGAAGAAATCGCGCTTGAACAGCTGGCCCGCAGCACCGTGCAGGACTGGGTACAGGCCTCGTTCGCACACCGGATCGATCTGGGCCTGGAGGTGCCGGAGCACGCGCCGGGCCCGGCCCCCGACCAGCAACTGCTCATCGCCGGCAATGCGCTGATGCTGCGCGAGCTGCTGTCGAACCTGATCGACAACGCGCTGCGCTACACGCCGCCAGGCGGCAGCGTGACGGTGCGCGTGCGGCGCGACGGTGACAACGCCCTGCTCGAAGTCGAAGATACCGGCCCCGGCATCGCGCCCGCCGAGCGCGGCCAGGTGTTCGAGCGCTTCTACCGCATCCTGGGCAGCAATGTGCAGGGCAGCGGTCTGGGACTGGCGATCGTGCGCGAGATCGCGCAGCAGCATGGCGCCGAGATCGACATCTTCAACAATCCACGCAGTCATTCCAAGAAGCTTCCCGGAAGCCTGTTTCGACTGACCTTCCCGCCACCGCTGCACCTTGCCGACGAGGCCGACGATGCCGCTTGA
- the recX gene encoding recombination regulator RecX — MPAPQLSLKGRALRYLSMREHSRLELGRKLARYAEEGDDVEALLDFLEKNNWLSQERFAESLINRRAARFGNSRVMAELKSHGVTGDALAELKLGLADSETTRASEVWQRKFGSIAVDAAERAKQMRFLLQRGFSQRAARIAMQGGPEDEAF, encoded by the coding sequence ATGCCAGCACCTCAGCTCAGCCTGAAAGGCCGCGCGCTTCGCTATCTGTCGATGCGCGAGCATAGCCGGCTCGAGCTGGGACGCAAGCTGGCGCGTTATGCCGAGGAGGGCGACGACGTGGAAGCCCTTCTGGATTTTCTTGAAAAGAACAACTGGCTGTCGCAGGAACGTTTCGCCGAGTCGCTCATCAACCGGCGTGCTGCACGTTTCGGCAACAGCCGGGTCATGGCCGAGTTAAAAAGCCATGGCGTCACTGGCGATGCATTGGCCGAACTCAAGCTTGGCCTGGCCGACAGCGAGACCACACGCGCAAGCGAAGTCTGGCAGCGCAAGTTCGGATCGATCGCTGTCGATGCGGCCGAGCGTGCCAAGCAGATGCGGTTTTTGCTGCAGCGTGGCTTTTCTCAGCGCGCGGCCCGGATTGCCATGCAAGGTGGACCAGAAGACGAAGCGTTTTAG
- a CDS encoding DUF4212 domain-containing protein has protein sequence MPLDSPTPSSDDGARQRRLLAARAAHWQASQRMTAVLLSLWLVTGYGSVYFARELARFTVFGWPLSFYMAAQGASLVSLAIIGWYAWRMRRLDLACDAAAQDRP, from the coding sequence ATGCCGCTTGACTCCCCCACCCCGAGCTCCGACGACGGGGCGCGCCAGCGGCGCTTGCTGGCCGCCCGCGCCGCGCACTGGCAGGCCAGCCAGCGCATGACCGCCGTGCTGCTGTCGCTATGGCTCGTTACCGGATACGGTTCCGTGTACTTTGCGCGCGAGCTGGCGCGCTTTACCGTATTCGGCTGGCCGCTGTCGTTCTACATGGCGGCCCAGGGCGCCTCGCTGGTATCGCTGGCGATCATCGGCTGGTATGCCTGGCGCATGCGCCGGCTCGACCTTGCGTGCGACGCCGCGGCGCAGGACCGCCCATGA
- a CDS encoding sodium:solute symporter family protein gives MSAPRPPYFRKLSRYYLWYTGCFALFLASLALLEQEGMPRLWIGYTFMVATIALYATIGVIARTSSVTEYYVAGRRVPALFNGMATAADWISAASFISLAGGLYLHGFDSLAFIMGWTGGYVLVALLIAPYLRKFAQYTIPDFLAVRYGGGEGGRGGPVRALAVGATILVSFTYVVAQIYAVGLIASRFTGVDFSVGIFLGLASILVCSFLGGMRGITWTQVAQYIILLVAFLIPTIWLSAKHADNPIPQVAYGSLLPKLAAREQQLANDPRELEVRAEFSRRAGEFDARLRALPASWEAGKLDAQRALAAVRASNASLGEVRQAERALTTYPGSPDEALAVWTELRDANLVRAKPPEPHATPFPGATEAESDNRRNNFLAVVFCLMFGTAALPHILMRSYTTPSVHETRVSVFWALFFILLIYLTIPALSVLAKYDIYTSLVGSDFSSLPTWISYWANVDKVSPLVTVADINGDGIVQLAEFAIDADVLVLATPEIGGLPYVISGLVAAGGLAAALSTADGLLLAISNALSHDVYYKMVDPGASTQKRVTISKLLLLAVAFIAAYAASQRPADILSLVGAAFSLAGSTLFPALALGVFWKRANHVGAIAGMVTGFCICLWYMLRASPTLGGSVDDAWFGIQPLAAGVFGVPAGLLAAVLGSLLSAPPSRTSLGMVDYIRAPEPEPPRNP, from the coding sequence ATGAGCGCGCCGCGGCCGCCTTACTTTCGCAAGCTCTCGCGCTACTACCTCTGGTATACCGGCTGCTTCGCGCTATTTCTGGCGTCGCTCGCCCTGCTGGAGCAGGAAGGCATGCCGCGCCTGTGGATCGGCTATACCTTCATGGTCGCGACCATCGCGTTGTATGCCACCATTGGCGTGATCGCGCGCACCTCGAGTGTCACCGAATACTACGTGGCCGGGCGCCGGGTGCCGGCCCTGTTCAATGGCATGGCGACCGCGGCCGACTGGATCTCGGCGGCCAGCTTCATCAGCCTGGCCGGCGGCCTGTACCTGCACGGTTTCGACAGCCTGGCCTTTATCATGGGCTGGACCGGCGGCTACGTGCTGGTGGCGCTGCTGATCGCACCCTACCTGCGCAAGTTTGCCCAGTACACCATTCCGGATTTCTTGGCGGTGCGCTACGGCGGCGGCGAGGGTGGACGCGGCGGGCCGGTGCGGGCGCTGGCCGTCGGCGCCACCATTTTGGTCTCGTTCACCTACGTGGTGGCGCAGATCTACGCGGTCGGCCTGATCGCCTCGCGCTTTACCGGCGTCGACTTCTCGGTCGGAATCTTCCTGGGGCTGGCCAGCATCCTGGTGTGCTCTTTCCTGGGCGGCATGCGCGGCATCACCTGGACCCAGGTGGCGCAGTACATCATCTTGCTGGTCGCTTTCCTGATCCCGACCATCTGGCTGTCGGCCAAGCATGCCGACAATCCGATTCCCCAGGTGGCCTACGGCTCGCTGCTGCCCAAGCTGGCTGCGCGCGAGCAGCAACTGGCGAACGATCCACGCGAACTGGAGGTGCGCGCCGAATTCAGCCGCCGCGCCGGCGAATTCGACGCGCGCCTGCGCGCGCTGCCCGCCTCCTGGGAAGCCGGCAAGCTCGATGCCCAGCGCGCGCTGGCGGCGGTTCGCGCCAGCAATGCCTCGCTGGGAGAGGTGCGCCAGGCCGAGCGCGCGCTCACCACCTATCCGGGTTCGCCCGACGAGGCGCTCGCCGTATGGACCGAGCTGCGCGACGCCAACCTGGTGCGCGCCAAGCCGCCGGAGCCGCATGCCACGCCCTTTCCCGGCGCCACCGAAGCCGAGTCGGACAACCGCCGCAACAACTTCTTGGCGGTGGTGTTCTGCCTGATGTTCGGCACCGCCGCCCTGCCCCACATCTTGATGCGGTCCTATACCACGCCCTCGGTGCACGAAACCCGGGTATCGGTGTTCTGGGCCCTGTTCTTCATTTTGCTGATCTACCTGACCATTCCGGCGCTGTCGGTACTAGCCAAGTACGACATCTATACCTCGCTGGTAGGCAGCGATTTTTCCTCGCTGCCCACCTGGATTTCATACTGGGCCAACGTCGACAAGGTCAGTCCGCTCGTCACGGTAGCCGACATTAACGGCGACGGCATCGTGCAGCTGGCCGAGTTCGCGATCGACGCCGACGTGCTGGTGCTGGCCACGCCGGAAATCGGCGGCCTGCCCTATGTGATATCGGGGCTGGTGGCGGCCGGTGGCCTGGCGGCGGCGCTCTCCACGGCCGACGGCCTGCTGCTGGCCATTTCCAACGCGCTGTCGCACGACGTGTACTACAAGATGGTAGACCCGGGCGCCTCGACCCAGAAGCGGGTGACGATTTCCAAGCTGCTGCTGCTGGCGGTGGCCTTCATTGCCGCCTACGCGGCCTCGCAGCGGCCGGCCGACATCCTGTCGCTGGTCGGCGCGGCCTTTTCGCTGGCTGGCTCCACGCTGTTTCCGGCACTGGCGCTGGGAGTATTCTGGAAGCGCGCCAACCATGTTGGCGCAATCGCCGGCATGGTCACCGGATTTTGCATCTGTCTCTGGTACATGCTGCGCGCCAGCCCGACCCTGGGCGGCAGCGTCGACGATGCCTGGTTCGGCATCCAGCCCCTGGCGGCCGGCGTGTTCGGCGTGCCCGCCGGACTGCTGGCGGCGGTACTGGGCAGCCTGCTCAGCGCGCCGCCGAGCCGCACCAGCCTGGGCATGGTCGATTACATCCGCGCGCCGGAACCGGAGCCGCCCAGGAATCCTTGA
- the purM gene encoding phosphoribosylformylglycinamidine cyclo-ligase, protein MSQPSNVSLSYRDAGVDIDAGDALVEAIKPLAKRTMREGVLGGIGGFGGLFEISKKFKEPVLVSGTDGVGTKLKLAFELNRHDTVGIDLVAMSVNDILVQGAEPLFFLDYFACGKLDVATATAVVSGIAQGCEQSGCALLGGETAEMPGMYPDGEYDLAGFAVGAVEKSQLIDGSKIVPGDVVLGLASSGIHSNGYSLVRKIIEVAKPDLEADFHGRKLSDVLMAPTRIYVKPLLALMASMEVKGMVHITGGGLVENIPRVLQEHVTAVLDASSWTMPPLFQWLQQHGGVADAEMHRVFNCGIGMTVIVSQENADAAMAQLAAAGETVYRIGEIRAREEGQAQTIVA, encoded by the coding sequence ATGAGCCAACCATCTAATGTTTCCCTCTCCTATCGCGACGCCGGTGTCGACATCGACGCGGGCGACGCCCTGGTCGAAGCGATCAAGCCGCTTGCCAAGCGCACCATGCGCGAAGGCGTCCTCGGCGGCATCGGCGGTTTCGGCGGGCTGTTCGAGATCAGCAAGAAGTTCAAGGAACCGGTGCTGGTTTCTGGCACCGACGGTGTCGGTACCAAGCTCAAGCTCGCGTTCGAGCTGAACCGCCACGACACGGTCGGCATCGACCTGGTCGCCATGAGCGTCAACGACATCCTGGTGCAGGGCGCCGAGCCGCTGTTCTTCCTTGATTATTTCGCCTGCGGCAAGCTCGACGTGGCCACCGCCACCGCCGTGGTCTCGGGTATTGCCCAGGGCTGCGAGCAGTCCGGCTGCGCGCTGCTCGGCGGCGAGACCGCCGAAATGCCGGGCATGTACCCGGATGGCGAATACGACCTGGCCGGCTTCGCCGTCGGTGCGGTGGAAAAATCGCAGCTCATCGATGGCAGCAAGATCGTGCCAGGCGACGTGGTGCTGGGCCTGGCTTCGTCGGGCATCCACTCCAACGGCTATTCGCTGGTGCGCAAGATCATCGAGGTCGCCAAGCCCGACCTGGAGGCCGACTTCCACGGCCGCAAGCTGTCGGACGTGCTGATGGCGCCGACCCGCATCTACGTCAAGCCGCTGCTGGCACTCATGGCGTCGATGGAAGTGAAAGGCATGGTGCACATCACCGGCGGCGGCCTGGTCGAGAATATCCCGCGCGTGCTGCAAGAGCATGTGACGGCGGTGCTCGATGCGAGCTCGTGGACCATGCCGCCGCTGTTCCAGTGGCTGCAGCAGCACGGCGGCGTGGCCGACGCCGAGATGCACCGCGTGTTCAACTGCGGCATCGGCATGACCGTGATCGTCTCGCAGGAAAACGCCGACGCCGCGATGGCGCAGCTTGCCGCGGCCGGCGAAACCGTCTACCGCATCGGCGAGATCCGCGCCCGCGAAGAGGGCCAGGCCCAGACCATCGTGGCCTGA
- a CDS encoding AI-2E family transporter, with protein MPFSLTPEQKQSTFWLALWCAVALLLYVLGPILSPFIAAAILAYMLGGAVDRLARGHRGRTRMPRVLAVSIVLSAFCAAVVALFLIVLPVLRAEIPLLQAKIPAFFTWLDTYLAPWLGSYGIHVKLDSAGLRALLEQQVAAGGDDMWTSVLAQVRVGGSALLGWIATLTLVPVVLFYLLLDWHALLARIEGAIPRRWSRQTVGMAVEADVLLAQYLRGQLLVMIVLAVYYSTALYFIGLDVALPVGVLTGLLGFVPYLGFGLGMLLALVAALLQFSSWAALAWVVAIYTAGQLIESFILTPRLVGERIGLHPLAVIFSLMAFGELFGFAGLLLALPASAVLMVGFRHVRRHYLRSSFYNAGSMQPSLVHSPDTDVSRVKATP; from the coding sequence ATGCCTTTTTCCCTGACTCCGGAGCAAAAACAATCCACGTTCTGGTTGGCGCTCTGGTGTGCGGTGGCGCTGTTGTTGTACGTGCTGGGGCCGATCCTGTCGCCCTTCATTGCGGCCGCCATCCTGGCCTACATGCTCGGCGGCGCCGTCGACAGGCTGGCGCGGGGCCATCGCGGGCGCACCCGGATGCCGCGCGTGCTGGCCGTCTCGATCGTCCTGAGCGCCTTTTGCGCGGCGGTGGTAGCGCTGTTCCTGATTGTGCTGCCGGTGCTGCGCGCCGAGATTCCCCTGCTGCAGGCCAAGATTCCCGCCTTTTTCACCTGGCTCGACACCTACCTGGCACCGTGGCTGGGCAGCTACGGCATTCACGTCAAACTCGACAGCGCCGGCTTGCGCGCCCTGCTCGAACAGCAGGTGGCGGCCGGCGGCGACGACATGTGGACCTCGGTGCTGGCCCAGGTGCGCGTCGGCGGCAGCGCCCTGCTGGGCTGGATCGCTACCCTGACGCTGGTGCCGGTGGTGCTGTTCTACCTGCTGCTCGACTGGCACGCGCTGCTGGCGCGCATCGAAGGCGCCATCCCGCGCCGCTGGTCCAGGCAAACCGTGGGCATGGCGGTCGAGGCAGACGTACTGCTGGCCCAGTACCTGCGCGGCCAGCTCCTGGTGATGATCGTGCTGGCGGTGTACTACTCGACGGCGCTGTACTTTATCGGACTGGACGTGGCGCTGCCGGTGGGCGTGCTCACCGGCCTGCTCGGCTTCGTGCCCTACTTGGGTTTTGGCCTGGGCATGCTGCTGGCCCTGGTCGCGGCGCTGCTGCAGTTTTCCAGCTGGGCCGCGCTGGCCTGGGTGGTGGCGATCTACACCGCCGGCCAGCTGATCGAAAGCTTCATCCTGACGCCGCGCCTGGTAGGGGAGCGCATCGGCCTGCATCCGCTGGCGGTGATCTTCTCGCTGATGGCCTTTGGCGAACTGTTCGGCTTTGCCGGCCTGCTGCTGGCGCTGCCGGCATCGGCGGTGCTGATGGTCGGCTTCCGGCACGTGCGCCGCCACTACCTGCGCAGCAGCTTTTATAATGCGGGCAGCATGCAACCGAGCCTGGTCCACAGCCCCGACACCGATGTCTCCCGCGTGAAAGCGACGCCATGA